In Ruficoccus amylovorans, one DNA window encodes the following:
- the tnpA gene encoding IS66 family insertion sequence element accessory protein TnpA encodes MDLELVDTGAKRDSRGRRIESREERERLLESYDGSGLTQKAFARREGVAYNTLVYWLKQRRERSQAGGGVESKPLFHEMTVPSCGASLLEVCLPEGLILRGGDAQSLAALVKALRC; translated from the coding sequence ATGGATTTGGAGTTGGTGGATACGGGGGCGAAGCGCGACAGTCGGGGTCGTCGGATCGAGAGTCGTGAGGAGCGTGAGCGTTTACTTGAGAGCTACGATGGGAGCGGATTGACGCAGAAGGCCTTTGCGCGGCGCGAGGGAGTGGCCTACAACACGCTGGTGTACTGGCTCAAGCAGCGTCGCGAGCGCAGTCAGGCAGGTGGAGGCGTCGAGTCTAAACCTCTTTTCCATGAGATGACGGTGCCGTCCTGCGGGGCCTCTTTGTTGGAGGTATGTTTGCCGGAGGGGCTGATCTTGCGCGGGGGCGATGCGCAGTCGCTGGCGGCATTGGTCAAGGCGTTGCGATGCTGA
- the tnpB gene encoding IS66 family insertion sequence element accessory protein TnpB (TnpB, as the term is used for proteins encoded by IS66 family insertion elements, is considered an accessory protein, since TnpC, encoded by a neighboring gene, is a DDE family transposase.): MLSLPHQLRVFVAVEPVDMRKQFDGLWAVARDHLGEDPKGGALFAFTNKTRNRLKLLYFDGTGVWVFAKRIEQGRLSWPIGSDTRKLTITPAAMTMLMNGIDLKQGTLKAWYER; the protein is encoded by the coding sequence ATGCTGAGCTTGCCCCATCAGCTGCGAGTTTTTGTGGCGGTGGAGCCGGTGGACATGCGCAAGCAGTTTGACGGGCTGTGGGCGGTGGCACGGGACCACTTGGGCGAAGATCCCAAGGGCGGGGCGCTGTTCGCCTTTACGAACAAGACGCGCAACCGCCTAAAGCTGCTGTATTTTGACGGGACGGGGGTGTGGGTGTTTGCCAAGCGCATCGAGCAGGGGCGGCTGAGCTGGCCGATCGGCAGCGACACACGCAAGCTGACGATCACCCCGGCGGCGATGACCATGCTGATGAACGGCATCGACCTGAAGCAGGGGACGCTCAAGGCGTGGTACGAGCGTTAA
- the tnpC gene encoding IS66 family transposase produces the protein MDSDAGSPDVEQLRRIVDEQNGVIAVLREQVDWLKKQLFGAGKSEKLDSAQLRLRLDDLERQLEAVEKQSIAYERRAPKAGKHETPAERFKDLPVEETVVIEPPEVQAEPEAFEKIAEEETLEVDIHPPKLFKRRLVRPRYRRKLDRSQPPVVAPAPRRVIDGSYASAGLLAWIVLSKYVQHQPLYRQEKASSMWGAPLSRKTMTDWVEAVAEWLKPIYNYMRTDLLAGPYIQADETPVRYCDSDHKKGKTEQGWLWAISRPGGDVVFDWRLSRRHGELTSLLDGYTGLLQSDAYGAYEDYASGNKDVIALGCMAHVRRKFYDALASNKREATLVLRLMARLYEREATYREENLVPDERKRRRQRENEITLTRLQKVISLASRKALPKSALGKACAYAISQWPQLVAFQKHGIAEIDNNLMENAIRPSALGKKNFLFIGHPEAGQRSAIIYSIVVSCQRHNIEPFQYLRNILSRLPNMTNQHDISALSPAKWSPIATQA, from the coding sequence ATGGACAGCGACGCGGGCTCCCCGGATGTGGAACAGTTGCGGCGCATCGTCGATGAGCAAAACGGCGTGATTGCGGTTTTACGCGAGCAGGTGGACTGGCTCAAAAAGCAGCTCTTCGGGGCGGGCAAAAGTGAGAAGCTCGACAGCGCTCAACTGCGCTTGCGCCTGGACGACCTGGAGCGCCAACTCGAAGCGGTCGAAAAACAAAGTATCGCTTACGAACGTCGTGCCCCCAAGGCGGGCAAACATGAAACGCCTGCTGAGCGCTTCAAGGACCTGCCGGTGGAGGAGACCGTGGTGATTGAGCCGCCGGAGGTGCAGGCCGAGCCGGAAGCCTTTGAGAAGATCGCCGAAGAAGAGACCCTTGAAGTCGATATCCACCCGCCGAAGCTGTTTAAACGCCGCCTCGTTCGCCCCAGGTATCGCCGCAAGCTTGACCGCTCGCAGCCGCCGGTGGTGGCCCCCGCGCCCAGGCGCGTGATCGACGGCAGCTACGCTTCGGCGGGCCTGTTGGCCTGGATCGTTTTAAGCAAATACGTGCAGCACCAGCCGCTTTACCGCCAGGAAAAAGCCTCGTCCATGTGGGGCGCACCTTTGTCACGAAAAACCATGACAGACTGGGTCGAGGCCGTAGCCGAGTGGCTCAAGCCCATCTACAACTACATGCGAACGGACTTGCTCGCGGGCCCCTACATCCAGGCGGACGAGACGCCGGTGCGCTACTGCGACTCCGACCACAAAAAAGGCAAAACCGAACAGGGCTGGCTCTGGGCCATCTCGCGGCCCGGCGGCGACGTCGTCTTTGACTGGCGGCTCTCTCGCCGACACGGCGAGCTGACGTCATTGCTGGACGGATACACCGGCCTGCTCCAGTCCGATGCCTACGGCGCCTACGAAGACTATGCCTCGGGCAACAAGGACGTCATCGCCCTGGGCTGCATGGCCCACGTCCGGCGCAAGTTTTACGACGCCCTCGCCTCCAACAAACGCGAAGCCACCCTCGTGCTCCGACTCATGGCCAGGCTTTACGAACGCGAGGCCACTTACCGCGAAGAAAACCTCGTCCCCGACGAGCGCAAACGCCGCCGTCAGCGAGAAAATGAGATCACGCTGACCCGCCTGCAAAAGGTCATCTCCCTCGCCAGCCGAAAGGCCCTCCCCAAGTCCGCCCTCGGCAAGGCCTGCGCCTACGCCATCTCCCAGTGGCCCCAGCTCGTTGCCTTCCAAAAACACGGCATCGCCGAGATCGACAACAACCTCATGGAAAATGCCATCCGCCCCTCAGCCCTGGGAAAGAAAAACTTCCTCTTCATCGGACACCCCGAGGCCGGCCAACGATCCGCCATCATCTACTCCATCGTCGTCTCCTGCCAGCGCCACAACATCGAACCCTTCCAATACCTGCGCAACATCCTCTCGCGCCTCCCCAATATGACCAACCAGCACGACATCAGCGCTCTGTCACCTGCCAAATGGTCACCAATAGCAACCCAAGCCTGA
- a CDS encoding RHS repeat domain-containing protein, with the protein MNIILERFFYAMSACFYLFYRILTCLVLLALPWSLHATPTWNMGGAVDDPGNLGDGEIPLTDNPAVPGCAGAPRELTGMGFTSIEFNEENGEVVIDYQFGGSDLAVEYMLQYTDGDGYFGDGDSDINEAEDDHYWKEVLLYGFASTVDSRPYGSSVDVYYGVNVRRHYRVVGFDEYGDVVWRSPIGGVMHFQVYDVLKVFSNIDKDNDGYFVDSDISVSERVSSMNFPVRGSSRGYDQPSGGGDMETIEKVCSIWTPRYTEHIGLDRVMIKYLEHKSYLMDMVDGYGHVWRDRHGYEVLGDIADVSFNGYNTLPDMGEYRSWEDIDDSWSEWVGSSTWIRDFRELQVEALNFDVRVSDFRGELGVLEKALFNFDEKDISVRIDVYGKPYSYDYFNLDYREPMGGLAYFENVTRSSKLVVEWSDSNLDVYGYDPNAETVRYLNSPYTLNGSQVSSFSFTWKLTPSSIPSDASTVVTFKYYLPTDNGYLLAQTIEKEIVFIERESSPPPSPNYYNIPISDATGPRYRKIALNGRPIADERPQDANQNDEAKEETYIDAFNLGLVHGVTDIYVPIQGSDLTLSLRRNLTSEIFCENSGLRPTEDPAKPFGACWTSNVCSYVKVVTPQGPDIDQYEEPVRATVIDENGQAFSFVKFGDGWLPMPTSSHEAKSFMTELEEGDDYFLFRHKHGSVLRFNKLSATQEVMRDRVEGSKSQDICSYARLETVTDRMGYQLAYTYSDGDTEGLIPVKIQACRLGTEETVGTPIPGLQIWLRQEGNRVTRVWDPNGNEIDYAYGTVSYDVFDPRVAANVTQDMAVLSEVSFADESTSTYTYEHVTEGDYTPRNPEDLEDVAPYEDPESLAPCDSITQHIDYEHINLESITDANDQTYTFTYGFDHSKETFVTNSVASGYYIQTGNPRYVKKVELPIGESTFELGNNEAGRRMRITTIAEDEDGEDLITDNKTNSVTDAEGFTTTYKFENIQIEVLKQFHQLYQQGDSITRYKDPRILYYTTMRVQHGDLGQEVYTFSPSAGLALASATDLSGNVRNYYYTGAGNGIDVPTALQAVWPNTYSYYDDPTSEKQSVTGVGTLHKYFAYDPTYRKMVSYTDPAGNVTETILDKDWENVPGMPEMEDMGRPIAVRVYAAGGGMPVDQMEYAYGNAGWPGFKTSQTHIGQQPGDPAWSGNLVTGYAPDAQGRVASETIYPTADADGGAVAPLTTTYHYDYNGNLRLATDPKEHSTGFAYDARNRLTRTTFHDDSYIEYTYDKRGNKVLEQDANRHLTGYQYDVLNRRIKVVRDMDGNLSFDSSSRTLTGVGAETDLITLNAYNLVNSLLRTSVVDGPTTRYTYDGIQRVKSQSQRAAENPGLTEDIVTTFVYGKNSGGSVFNVSGFKPTLSVGPRGYRTVVTYDERYQLILSRVEYAQGQFAETKTLYDKNGNPKSVTDPLGHTTLTDFDALNRPTRVTFADATFIETSYTSTRLAWKVVDEMGRETVTEYDRAGRPIVVRQPPVGYIDEGGSWQEAGGAGTGPSVKTFYDAAGNVSRMRNPRGNEWTYTYDARNRQTEEHQPSVAYIDEGGASAGAAQPTIITGYDDVGNITRVTDPRNNTSVTEYDAANRPVYAFTPSVEYWDNGLTTNYLVTESVYDQAGNITETWQGYAGAQSGGSVNRSRRSALNSYDALGRLLATTDAANITVTNNYDAEGNLISVRDGEDQTTTFTYDGLSRNLTTTYGGGDTTTLVYDAMMQTARIDANGHRTDYTYDLRNRLKDVLYAGASEENRSYTYNGVGNIRAVTENKASDTDVEYQYDALNRVVLETSAGVTHRYRYDLAGNRRETVYDILGSNTLTLTSTYDALNRTRTITEGGRTTTYRYDLAGNIRETEQPNSDIIKSTYDSLGRKKAIIGPGVVGSELYVTTNAYDLFGNLKQIGETYPAGNVTARTVTNTYDDANRLLVEAIDWEVGGPDDTVTTYAYDAAHNRTGKIVAVDGVPTSNITYSYANNTLNQLESSTDAISGSETTYTYDANGNRSGSVANAAAGGKVLSYTYDRENRLVKLMEGGGEKHLIDIYPGTDDQEHADLAIQATYYTSTPNAVYRYAYDYRTRRVQRDESGAGGLATVVSFSGGTSVQEYDGGAGTPSVEYIRGSDYGGGIGGLLYSLRGGTPSYKHYNSRGDVVAATDGNSSLTYQAAYEAFGRHGDTASSEEYIAPGATLDRQRANTKDEDPTGLLNEGFRYRDLETGTFITRDPLGFVDGPNLYSYVVQNPWTKFDPRGLSWWSDAYAGFDQMASRMGIPTPITMMRQYQHARDVRQEAIGAYNLMREGGNGRLESGLTAAGVGFSRESGAMDWYEAVQGEKIVKNQGGEISTTPITNPVEVAEKSLTGAAKMTFTGVMGAKLISSFKPTTAPEGSSTSFSSSAETKESTTVTVSRWGREGLRPGDFVMEGKASLANWLKSGKWQPGAGNEFARPSSGQEFQVPRSTLKPPSQAATATWADKGPFGGVKKMLGQRAYVPEKTPEPMPEKMADPKD; encoded by the coding sequence CGTCTGGAGGTGGTGATATGGAAACTATTGAAAAGGTATGTAGCATCTGGACTCCGAGGTATACTGAGCATATTGGTTTGGATAGGGTTATGATTAAATATTTAGAGCATAAAAGTTATTTGATGGATATGGTTGATGGTTATGGTCATGTGTGGAGGGATAGGCACGGCTATGAGGTGCTGGGGGATATTGCTGATGTGAGTTTTAATGGCTACAATACATTGCCAGATATGGGTGAGTATAGGTCTTGGGAAGACATTGATGATAGTTGGTCGGAGTGGGTTGGAAGCTCGACGTGGATACGGGATTTTCGTGAGTTACAGGTTGAAGCTCTGAACTTTGATGTAAGAGTGTCCGATTTTAGAGGTGAATTGGGCGTTTTAGAAAAAGCGCTGTTTAACTTCGATGAAAAGGATATAAGTGTTCGAATTGATGTATATGGAAAGCCCTATTCGTATGATTATTTTAACCTAGACTATCGTGAGCCTATGGGCGGGCTTGCGTATTTTGAAAATGTCACGAGGAGCTCAAAATTGGTTGTTGAGTGGAGTGATTCAAATTTAGACGTTTATGGATATGACCCTAATGCTGAAACTGTTAGGTATTTGAACTCGCCATACACATTGAATGGAAGTCAGGTCTCTTCTTTTTCATTTACATGGAAACTTACTCCATCGTCGATTCCATCGGATGCATCAACCGTTGTTACATTTAAGTACTATCTTCCCACGGATAACGGTTACCTTTTGGCACAGACAATAGAAAAGGAGATTGTTTTCATAGAGCGCGAGAGCTCACCTCCTCCATCGCCTAACTACTATAACATCCCGATCAGCGATGCAACGGGGCCGCGTTACCGGAAGATAGCCTTGAATGGGCGACCGATAGCGGATGAGCGGCCTCAGGATGCCAACCAGAATGACGAAGCGAAGGAGGAAACCTACATTGATGCCTTCAATCTGGGCTTGGTTCATGGCGTTACGGATATTTATGTGCCGATTCAGGGCAGCGACTTGACGCTTTCGTTGCGGCGCAACCTCACGAGTGAAATTTTTTGCGAAAACAGTGGGCTGCGCCCGACCGAGGACCCGGCCAAACCCTTTGGCGCCTGCTGGACGAGCAATGTATGCTCGTATGTGAAGGTGGTGACTCCCCAGGGGCCGGATATCGATCAATATGAAGAGCCCGTGAGGGCTACCGTCATTGATGAGAACGGGCAGGCCTTTTCCTTTGTCAAGTTTGGTGACGGTTGGCTTCCCATGCCGACCTCCAGCCACGAGGCTAAGTCATTCATGACCGAACTTGAAGAAGGGGACGATTACTTCCTGTTCCGTCACAAGCACGGGAGCGTCCTGCGCTTCAATAAGCTGAGCGCGACACAGGAGGTCATGCGAGATCGTGTGGAAGGCAGTAAAAGCCAGGACATATGCAGCTATGCGCGATTGGAGACGGTTACAGACCGCATGGGATATCAACTTGCCTATACCTATTCGGACGGTGACACAGAGGGGCTGATACCAGTCAAGATTCAGGCCTGCCGACTTGGAACCGAAGAAACGGTTGGCACGCCTATCCCCGGCCTTCAAATCTGGCTGCGTCAGGAGGGAAATCGTGTTACCCGAGTCTGGGACCCCAACGGCAACGAGATCGATTACGCTTACGGGACGGTTAGTTATGACGTTTTCGATCCTCGGGTAGCGGCTAATGTGACGCAAGATATGGCTGTACTGAGTGAGGTATCCTTTGCTGATGAAAGTACTTCCACGTATACCTACGAGCATGTGACGGAAGGGGATTATACTCCGCGAAACCCAGAGGACTTGGAGGATGTCGCTCCTTACGAGGATCCGGAGAGCTTGGCGCCTTGCGACTCAATTACGCAGCATATCGATTACGAACACATCAACCTGGAATCTATTACCGACGCCAACGACCAGACTTATACATTTACCTACGGCTTTGATCACTCCAAGGAGACTTTTGTGACAAACTCTGTTGCCAGCGGGTATTATATCCAGACGGGAAACCCGCGTTATGTGAAAAAGGTAGAACTGCCGATCGGTGAGAGCACTTTCGAACTGGGGAACAACGAAGCCGGCAGGCGCATGCGTATCACTACCATTGCCGAGGATGAGGACGGAGAGGACCTCATAACGGATAACAAGACCAATTCAGTGACGGATGCTGAAGGTTTTACCACGACTTATAAGTTTGAAAATATTCAAATTGAGGTGCTCAAGCAGTTCCACCAACTCTACCAGCAGGGAGATTCTATCACCCGCTACAAGGACCCTCGCATTCTCTATTATACGACGATGCGCGTCCAGCATGGAGATTTGGGCCAGGAGGTGTATACGTTTAGCCCCAGCGCAGGCCTCGCTCTAGCTTCGGCAACCGATCTGAGCGGAAATGTGCGGAACTACTATTATACGGGTGCAGGTAACGGTATCGACGTGCCAACGGCACTTCAGGCTGTCTGGCCAAATACTTACAGCTACTATGATGATCCGACCAGTGAGAAGCAGTCGGTAACGGGTGTGGGCACGCTCCACAAATATTTTGCTTACGATCCGACCTATCGCAAGATGGTTAGCTATACGGATCCGGCGGGAAATGTGACTGAGACCATCCTGGATAAGGACTGGGAGAACGTTCCTGGGATGCCAGAGATGGAAGATATGGGGCGTCCTATCGCTGTCCGGGTATATGCTGCCGGTGGGGGAATGCCGGTCGACCAGATGGAATATGCCTACGGCAATGCTGGCTGGCCCGGCTTCAAGACAAGTCAAACCCATATCGGGCAACAGCCCGGGGATCCGGCGTGGAGCGGGAACCTCGTCACCGGCTACGCGCCTGATGCTCAGGGTCGTGTTGCTTCGGAAACAATATATCCGACTGCGGATGCCGATGGTGGAGCAGTTGCTCCCCTAACGACAACCTACCATTACGATTATAATGGAAATCTGCGCCTGGCTACAGACCCAAAGGAGCATTCGACTGGATTTGCCTATGACGCACGCAACCGTTTGACACGGACAACATTCCATGATGATAGCTATATTGAGTATACTTATGACAAGCGGGGAAACAAGGTGCTGGAGCAGGATGCAAATAGGCACCTGACCGGTTACCAGTACGATGTGCTAAACCGCCGGATCAAAGTGGTCCGGGATATGGATGGGAACCTTAGTTTTGATAGCAGTTCCAGGACTTTAACGGGAGTGGGGGCTGAGACGGACCTTATTACCTTGAATGCCTATAATCTCGTTAATTCGCTTCTTCGCACATCGGTTGTAGATGGCCCCACTACGCGCTACACTTACGACGGAATCCAACGCGTCAAAAGTCAGAGCCAGCGGGCCGCAGAAAATCCCGGTCTGACCGAGGATATTGTTACGACTTTCGTTTATGGAAAAAATTCGGGCGGTTCGGTTTTTAACGTGTCGGGCTTCAAGCCGACGCTCAGTGTTGGTCCACGTGGGTACCGAACAGTGGTTACGTACGACGAGCGTTACCAGCTGATCCTATCGCGGGTCGAGTATGCTCAGGGGCAATTCGCAGAAACCAAAACACTTTACGATAAAAACGGTAATCCGAAGTCGGTGACCGATCCATTGGGGCACACGACGCTTACTGACTTCGACGCGCTCAATCGTCCGACCCGGGTGACATTCGCGGATGCAACTTTCATCGAGACTTCGTATACGAGTACGAGGCTGGCTTGGAAGGTTGTCGATGAGATGGGGCGGGAAACGGTCACCGAGTACGATCGTGCAGGCCGGCCCATTGTTGTCCGGCAACCGCCGGTGGGGTACATTGACGAGGGCGGTAGTTGGCAGGAGGCCGGTGGGGCGGGCACCGGGCCGTCTGTAAAGACGTTTTACGATGCGGCGGGCAACGTTTCCAGAATGAGGAATCCGCGCGGCAACGAGTGGACCTATACCTACGATGCTAGAAATCGCCAAACAGAAGAGCATCAACCCTCTGTCGCCTATATTGACGAAGGCGGTGCGTCCGCAGGGGCGGCTCAACCCACGATTATTACTGGTTATGATGACGTTGGCAATATTACCCGTGTGACAGACCCGCGCAATAACACCAGCGTTACGGAGTACGACGCTGCAAATCGGCCGGTATATGCATTCACTCCGTCGGTTGAGTATTGGGATAACGGGCTCACGACGAACTATCTGGTTACGGAAAGTGTTTACGATCAGGCGGGGAATATTACTGAGACTTGGCAGGGCTACGCGGGAGCCCAAAGTGGCGGCTCCGTTAACCGGTCTCGTCGGAGCGCTTTAAACAGCTACGATGCTCTGGGGCGTCTGCTGGCGACGACCGATGCGGCGAACATCACGGTGACCAACAACTATGACGCTGAGGGTAACTTGATCAGTGTGAGAGATGGCGAGGACCAGACCACGACTTTTACCTACGACGGACTGAGCCGTAATCTGACGACAACCTATGGTGGGGGGGATACGACCACCTTGGTTTACGATGCCATGATGCAGACCGCGCGCATCGACGCCAATGGCCATCGAACGGACTATACCTACGATCTGCGGAATCGGCTGAAGGATGTGCTCTATGCGGGGGCCTCGGAGGAGAACCGCTCATACACCTATAATGGTGTCGGCAATATCCGGGCGGTTACAGAAAACAAAGCCTCGGACACGGATGTTGAATACCAATACGACGCCCTGAACCGAGTTGTTCTCGAGACTTCGGCTGGAGTCACACACCGCTACCGCTACGACCTGGCAGGCAACCGGCGGGAAACGGTTTATGATATTTTGGGGAGTAATACGCTAACGCTAACCAGTACTTACGACGCCCTTAACCGTACCAGAACAATTACTGAAGGGGGCCGGACCACCACCTATCGTTATGACTTGGCTGGTAATATTCGTGAGACCGAGCAACCCAATAGTGATATTATCAAAAGCACCTATGATAGCTTGGGCCGGAAAAAGGCCATTATTGGGCCGGGGGTAGTGGGCAGTGAGTTGTATGTCACGACTAACGCCTACGACCTGTTTGGCAATCTCAAGCAGATTGGGGAGACCTATCCGGCGGGGAATGTGACTGCGCGTACGGTAACCAACACTTATGACGATGCGAATCGGCTCTTGGTTGAAGCGATCGATTGGGAGGTGGGTGGTCCGGATGATACTGTGACGACCTATGCCTACGACGCTGCCCATAACCGTACTGGCAAAATAGTTGCAGTAGATGGTGTTCCCACGTCCAACATCACGTATTCATACGCTAACAATACGCTGAATCAGTTGGAGTCCTCGACTGATGCGATTAGCGGTTCGGAGACGACCTATACTTACGATGCCAACGGCAACCGGAGCGGTAGCGTCGCGAATGCGGCCGCGGGCGGGAAGGTCCTGAGCTACACCTATGACCGGGAAAACCGTCTGGTCAAGCTGATGGAGGGTGGTGGGGAGAAGCACTTGATCGATATTTATCCCGGCACGGACGACCAAGAGCATGCCGATCTCGCCATCCAGGCAACGTATTACACCTCTACGCCGAACGCGGTCTACCGCTACGCTTACGACTACCGGACGCGCCGTGTACAGCGGGATGAATCAGGGGCGGGCGGATTAGCCACTGTGGTGTCCTTCTCGGGGGGCACCTCCGTGCAGGAGTACGACGGAGGGGCAGGGACGCCTTCGGTCGAATATATCCGCGGTAGCGATTACGGGGGCGGTATCGGGGGTCTGCTTTACAGCTTGCGTGGCGGCACTCCTTCTTATAAGCATTACAACAGTCGGGGCGACGTGGTTGCCGCGACCGATGGTAACAGTTCTTTGACTTATCAGGCGGCCTATGAAGCCTTCGGGCGTCACGGCGACACCGCCTCCTCCGAAGAGTATATCGCTCCCGGTGCGACCCTTGACCGCCAACGCGCTAACACCAAGGACGAAGACCCGACCGGGCTCCTGAACGAAGGCTTCCGCTACCGCGACCTGGAAACGGGCACCTTCATCACCCGCGACCCGCTGGGTTTCGTTGATGGCCCCAATCTCTATTCCTACGTTGTTCAGAACCCGTGGACCAAGTTCGACCCAAGGGGGCTGAGTTGGTGGAGTGATGCGTATGCCGGATTTGATCAAATGGCGTCTAGGATGGGGATTCCCACTCCAATAACTATGATGAGGCAGTACCAACACGCACGTGATGTCCGACAGGAGGCGATTGGTGCGTATAACCTCATGAGAGAAGGTGGAAATGGCCGATTGGAATCGGGACTAACTGCCGCTGGAGTAGGATTTTCTCGTGAGTCTGGTGCGATGGATTGGTATGAGGCAGTTCAAGGTGAGAAAATCGTCAAAAATCAAGGCGGGGAAATTTCAACTACTCCGATTACAAACCCTGTGGAGGTCGCAGAGAAGAGCCTGACGGGAGCAGCTAAAATGACATTCACGGGGGTGATGGGGGCTAAGCTTATATCGAGTTTCAAGCCGACGACTGCTCCTGAGGGGAGTTCTACCTCCTTTTCTTCATCGGCTGAGACGAAGGAGTCGACTACAGTGACGGTTTCACGGTGGGGACGTGAAGGACTCAGGCCAGGTGATTTTGTAATGGAAGGTAAAGCCTCTTTAGCGAATTGGCTGAAGTCAGGCAAATGGCAACCTGGGGCTGGTAATGAATTTGCTCGCCCATCATCAGGGCAAGAGTTTCAAGTGCCTCGAAGCACATTAAAACCTCCTAGCCAAGCGGCTACAGCAACATGGGCAGATAAAGGTCCTTTTGGGGGGGTGAAAAAAATGCTTGGCCAAAGAGCTTATGTGCCTGAAAAAACTCCAGAGCCTATGCCTGAGAAAATGGCCGACCCCAAGGATTGA